The DNA region CTTCCGGACGCTCTCTGCGCTGATTGAGACGGCGATCGTGGTTTGCGCTTACGCGGCGTTGTTGGCCCTTCGACAGTTTATTTTTACTCACTCACCCTCACAGCGTTAGCCAGATTTCGCCCGGCTGGGCAAAACGTCTATGATACACCTTATTCATTGTGAATGACGACTATAGCAACCGCAGGAAACAGCATGGCTACTGGAAATGAACAGAATCTGATCTGGATTGATCTTGAGATGACCGGACTCGATCCGACGCACGATCGCATTATTGAGATTGCGACCCTGGTGACGGACGCTGACCTGAACATTCTGGCGGAAGGGCCGGTTATGGCCGTTCATCAGTCGGATGAACAGCTGGCGCTGATGGATGAGTGGAATGTCCGCACCCACACCAACAGCGGGCTGGTGGCGCGGGTCAAAGAGAGCAGGATAGACGATCGTGCCGCAGAGCTGGCAACCCTCGAATTCCTGAAGCAGTGGGTGCCGGCCAATACCTCGCCGATCTGTGGCAACAGCATCGGGCAGGATCGCCGCTTCCTGTTTAAATATATGCCCGAGCTGGAAGCCTACTTCCACTATCGCTATCTGGATGTCAGCACGCTGAAAGAGCTGGCCCGCCGCTGGAAACCGGCGATTCTGCCAGGCTTTAAAAAAGGCGGGACGCACCAGGCGCTGGACGATATCCGTGAGTCCGTGGCGGAGCTGGCTTACTACCGCGAACACTTTTTGCAGCTTTAATCGCCAGGGGGTGCGCATGAAATCGCCATGTTGGCGATTAAATCGGCAAACGCGCAGAAAGCGAAAATTTTTGCTTTCAGAGGCTTGCAGCAGCAACGAATTCTCGTATAATGCGCACCCCGTACCGGTGAAGAATTTTGTAACGGTACAAGGCGCGGGAATAGCTCAGTTGGTAGAGCACGACCTTGCCAAGGTCGGGGTCGCGAGTTCGAGTCTCGTTTCCCGCTCCAGATTTAAAATGTAAGCAGTACCCTCTTTGCGGGAATAGCTCAGTTGGTAGAGCACGACCTTGCCAAGGTCGGGGTCGCGAGTTCGAGTCTCGTTTCCCGCTCCAGATTTAAAGTGTAAGCAGTACCCTTCTTATGCGGGAATAGCTCAGTTGGTAGAGCACGACCTTGCCAAGGTCGGGGTCGCGAGTTCGAGTCTCGTTTCCCGCTCCAGATTTAACATCACACTGTTTCAGTCAAAAATTGCGGCTGTTTTGCGTCGTAACGCCTTAATGGTTTCCTCAGGGTTATCCACAGCGCGACACCCCATTCTCAGCGCCCGTTAGCGCGATCTGCAAATCATTTCTGAACAGAGTTATCCACAGCTTTGCGTTTTAAGCGAAGCGCTAGTCTCATTATCAAATAAACACAACTTTTTTATAAATCTTTGATATTTATGCTTTTGATAATATTTCAATTTGTTATTTTCCCGCAGAATCAGGGTTATTGCAGTTGAATGACAACAACTTTTTATTTTTATTCACAGCATGTGGAAAACGATAATCTGCGCCGGGCTGGTCATTCACGCATCACGCGGTAAACCTTTCTCAACGGCACGCACCAGCCGTTTCTGCTGGGCAGGCTGCACGTCGACAACGAGCTGTTCGCGTTTCTGCTGCTGCTGCGCGATCGCCCACTGAATATGTTCATCCAGCAATTCACTCTCGCCGAGACGCCGTTCCAGCACCGGCATGATGTCGGCCGACCAGGGCGCGTTACCCAGCGCGACGGCGATATTGCGCAGCCAGCGTAAATGTCCGATGCGCCGAATCGCGGAGCCTTCGGTGATGCGCAGAAACTTCGTTTCATCCCACTGAAACAGATCGATCAGCTCTGGCGCATGCAGCGCGGCGCGCGGTGAAAAGTCGCTTTCGTCACTGAGCTGACCATAGCGATTCCACGGACAGATGAGCTGGCAGTCATCGCAGCCATAGATCCGGTTGCCCATCAGTGGACGAAACGCTTCCGGGATTGCGCCTTCCAGCTCAATGGTGAGATAAGAAATACAGCGGCGGGCATCCACGACGTAGGGTTCTACGATGGCGCCGGTGGGGCAGATTGTCATGCAGGCGACACAGCGGCCACACTGCTCCGGCTGCGGCGTATCCACCGGCAGCGGAATGTCGATCAGCAGTTCGCCGAGGAAAAACCACGAGCCCGCTTCGCGATTCAGAATCAGCGAATGTTTACCGGTCCAGCCAAGCCCGGCTTTCGCCGCCAGCGGGCGTTCCAGCAGCGGGGCGGAGTCGACAAAGGGGCGAAAATTAAGCGCACCACAATGCTCCTGGATCATTTCCCCGAGCTTTTTCAGTCGATTGCGCAATACTTTGTGGTAATCGCGGCCTAACGCATAACGGCTGACATAGCCCAGACGGGGATTTTTCAGCGTGCTGGCAAAGGCGGCTTTGGCCGGAAGGTAGTTCATGCGAACGCTGATCACACGCAGCGTGCCGGGCAGCAGTTCATGCGGACGCGCCCGCATCATGCCGTGTCGCGCCATCCACTCCATCTCGCCATGATACTGCTTGTCCAGCCACGCCTGCAGACGCGGCTCTTCGGCACTGAGATCGGTGTCGGTGATGCCGACCTGCTGGAAACCGAGTTCGGCTCCCCACTGTTTAATCTGCTGTGCGAGTTGATGAAGATCGAGAGGGTATGACATGAGTGACCAGGATTCGAAGAAAAACAGCCGCAGTTTACCATATTCTGTCTGGCCTGCGCAGGCGGTGGCGCAGCTTGAGCAACAGGGGGCCGACGCACTCGGCATCACCCTGCATGAGCTGATGCTGCGCGCCGGGCAGGCGGCCTTTACGCATCTGACTGCGCACTGGCCGCAGGCCAGCCACTGGCTGATTCTGTGTGGTCACGGCAATAACGGCGGGGATGGCTATGTGGTGGCGCGGCTGGGGCAGGCGGCAGGCAAAACGGTGACGCTGCTGGCGTGCGAAAGTGACAGGGCGTTACCGGAAGAGGCGCAGCAGGCCCGCGATGCCTGGCTGGATGCGGGCGGTGCAATCCATGCGGCCGATGCGGTCTGGCCAGAGCAGGTCGATGTGATCGTCGATGCGCTGCTGGGCACCGGCTGCCAGCGTGCGCCGGACGAACCTTACGCCTCGCTGATCGCACGCGTTAATGCCCATGCAGCGCCGGTTCTTGCCATCGATATCCCGTCCGGCTTATCGGCCCGCAACGGCACGGCGCCCGGCGCGGTCATAGACGCCTGCCATACGCTGAGCCTGGTCGCGCTGAAGCCGGGACAGATAACCGGCAAGGCGCGTGACCACGTTGGCAAACTCTTCGCTGCCGATCTGGGGCTGGCCGCGTTTCTGGCGGGCGAGACGGCCCCCATCGCCCGTTACGACGCCAGCGTACTCTCCCGCTGGCTGAAACCGCGTAAGCCGACCTCGCACAAAGGCAGTCACGGTCGTCTGCTGGTGGTGGGAGGCGATGCCGGTACGGCCGGGGCGGTGCGCATGACGGCAGAGGCGGCGCTGCGCAGCGGCAGCGGATTAGTGCGAGTGCTTACTCACAAAGATAATATCATCCCGATTCTCACCGCCCGCCCCGAAATTATGGTCGATGAACTGACCGACGAACGGCTCACGGAGGCGCTGGCGTGGGCCGATGTCATCGCTATCGGTCCCGGTCTGGGTCAGCGGGAGTGGGGAAAGCGGGCGTTAAAGCGGGTAGAAGGCAGTGAAAAGCCGATGCTTTGGGACGCGGATGCACTTAACCTGCTGGCAATCAGTGCGGAGAAACGTCAGAATCGCATTATTACGCCGCATCCTGGCGAGGCGGCGCGTTTGCTGAATATTGAGACCAGTGAAATTGAGAGTGACCGCTTACATGCAGCGCAGACACTGGCGCAGCGTTATGGCGGCGTGGTGGTTCTGAAAGGTGCCGGAACGCTGATTGCCAGCGAGCAGGGCGAGATGGCCTTTGCCGATGTTGGCAATGCCGGTATGGCATCGGGCGGAATGGGCGATCTCCTGAGCGGGATCATCGCCTCGCTGGTGGGTCAGAAACTGACGCTGTTTGAGGCGGCCTGCGCGGGCTGTGTAGCGCACGGTGCCGCCGCCGACGCGGTCGCGGTGCAACGCGGCACGCGCGGTATGCTGGCAACCGATTTACTGGATCTCCTGTGGCAGTTTGTTAATCCTGAGATGAATAAAGAAGCATGAAGACCTGTGTTATCTCTTTGCCCGATGAGGCGGCTACGCTCAGTTTGGGCGCTCAGCTGGCGCGCGCCTGTGGCAGCGCGGCAGTCATTTATCTCTATGGCGATCTGGGGGCGGGTAAAACCACCTTCAGCCGCGGCTTTCTGCAGGCGCTGGGCCATCAGGGCAACGTCAAAAGTCCCACCTATACCCTGGTGGAGCCTTACGCGCTGGCCGACCGCACCCTTTACCATTTCGACCTCTATCGCCTCGCCGATCCGGAAGAGCTGGAATTCATGGGGATCCGCGACTATTTCAGCGGTGAGGCGATCTGTCTGGTCGAGTGGCCGCAGCAGGGTGCCGGATTCCTGCCGTCGCCCGACCTCACCTTAACGCTGCGCTATGTGGGCGAGGCGCGTGAAGCGGAGCTGACGGCGCAGTCTGCGTCGGGCCAGCAGTGGATTGAACAGTTCAGCCAGGGCAGGGAACAGGCATGATGTCACGGATGAAAATCGCGCTGGTGTCACTGCTGCTGCTGGTCTCTGCTCCCCTGTTCGCCGCCACGCTGTCAGATATCAAAGTGGCGAACGGTGACAGCCAGGCAACCATCACCCTGAATTTTTCCGGACAGCCGGTCTATGGCTATTTCCCGCTGCACAACCCCGATCGCGTGGTGCTCGACGTCCGTCAGAGCGGTGTGGTGCAGGGGTTACCGCTGAACTTCAGCGGTGAGAACATCGTCAGGCGCATTCGCAGCAGTACCCCAAAGGACAAGCAGAGCGTGCGGCTGGTGTTTGAACTGACCCAGGCGGGGAAAACCCGTGCGGTCACCCAGCGCGACGGCAACAACTACAGCGTGGTCTTTACCATTACCGGTAAAGCGCCGGTGGTGACGCGCAGCCAGCCCGCACCGGTCATCGCCCCGACGCGCGTGCCGACCCAGAGTGCCGCCGCGGCCAATCCGTTTAATGCCAATCCGGTGACCTCGGTGACCAGCACGGCCAGCACCGTGCGCCCCGGCAGTCGCGTCAGCCAGAATGACACCGTGATCGTGGCGATAGATGCCGGACACGGCGGCCAGGACCCGGGCGCTATCGGCCAGCGCGGATTAAAAGAGAAGAACGTAACGATTGCGATTGCCCGTAAACTGCGGGTGCTGCTCAATAACGATCCGATGTTTAAGGGCGTGCTGACACGCGATGGCGACTATTTTATCTCGGTCATGGGCCGTTCCGATGTGGCGCGTAAAGCCAACGCCAACGTGCTGGTGTCGATCCATGCGGATGCGGCGCCGAGCCACGCGGCGACCGGGGCATCGGTCTGGGTGTTATCAAACCGTCGCGCCAACAACGAGATGGCTAACTGGCTGGAGCAGAAAGAGAAGCAGTCTGAGCTGCTGGGCGGTGCCGGTGACCTGCTGGCCAACAGCCAGGCCGATCCTTATCTCAGCCAGGCGGTGTTAGACCTGCAGTTCGGTCACTCGCAGCGCGTCGGCTATGACATCGCTCAGAAAGTCCTGCAGCAGCTGCGCGGCGTTACCTCGCTGCACAAGCGCCTGCCAGAGCACGCCAGTCTTGGGGTCCTGCGCTCGCCGGACATTCCTTCTCTGCTGGTGGAAACCGGCTTCATCAGTAATTCCTCGGAGGAGCGACTGCTAGGCAGTAGCGCACACCAGGATAAGATTGCGCAGTCGATCTATAAAGGTCTGCGCACTTATTTCCTGGCGCACCCGCTGCAATCCATCCCAAAGGAGGAAAACCTGCCGCTGGGCTCGTCGCCAGCGGTGAGCGTCGCCAGTAATCCGGCGACCGGGGTGACGCAGTATACCGGCATCACTCAGCGCCATACCGTGACGCGCGGGGAGACGCTCTCCGGCATTGCCGCGAAGTATGGTGTCAGCATGGCCACGCTGCGTGAGATGAACACCCTGAAGCGTGATGTGGTGTGGGTCGGCCAGCGGCTGAAAGTCCCGGCCAGTGCGGCCGCCAGCCGGACCACCCGCGCCGCGCCGCGCGGTATGGTTCGCCATAAGGTCGTCGTCGGCGATTCCCTGACCGGGATTGCGGCGCACTACGGCGTCAGCCCGAAAGCGATAATGCAGACCAATAATCTGAAGTCGACCAACGTCATGTTGGGGCAGAACCTGAAAATTCCTGCATCCTGATTGTGTGCCCGGCCGCTGCGCCGGGCTGTCAGCTAAAAGGATATCCACTATGCCGATACAAATTTTACCGCCTCAGCTGGCAAACCAGATTGCAGCGGGTGAAGTGGTTGAACGTCCTGCCTCGGTTGTCAAAGAGCTGGTGGAGAACAGTCTGGATGCGGGCGCAACGCGCATCGATATTGATATTGAAAAGGGCGGCGCGAAGCTGATCCGCATCCGTGACAACGGCTGCGGCATCGTGAAAAGCGAGCTGTCGATGGCGCTGGCCCGACACGCCACCAGTAAAATCGCCTCGCTGGACGACCTGGAGGCGATCATGAGCCTGGGCTTCCGTGGGGAAGCGCTGGCCAGTATCAGCTCTGTCTCCCGTCTGACGCTCACCTCCCGCACCGCCGATCAGAGTGAAGCCTGGCAGGCGTATGCCGAAGGGCGCGATATGGCGGTGACGGTCAAACCGGCGGCGCATCCCTGTGGCACCACGCTGGAGGTGCTGGATCTGTTTTACAACACGCCGGCACGCCGCAGATTTATGCGCACCGAGAAAACCGAGTTCGGGCATATCGACGAAGTGATTCGTCGCATCGCGCTGGCCCGCTTTGATGTCGCCCTGTCGCTGAGCCATAACGGCAAAATGATGCGTCAGTATCGCGCCGTGAATGAAGAGAGTCAGCGCGAACGGCGGCTGGCCGCGATCTGCGGCACCACCTTTATGCAGCACGCGCTGCGCATCGACTGGCAACATGACGATCTCGCGCTGCGCGGCTGGGTCGCCGATCCGGCCGGTTCACGCCAGGTGACCGAGCTGCAATACTGCTATGTTAACGGCCGGATGATGCGCGATAAGCTGATTAACCATGCTATCCGCCAGGCCTTCCAGACCCAGCTTCAGGATGATCAGCAGCCCGCCTACGTACTCTATCTGGAGATCGATCCCCATCAGGTGGATGTCAACGTCCATCCGGCCAAGCATGAAGTCCGTTTCCACCAGTCGCGCCTGGTGCATGACTTTATCTATCAGGGCGTGGTCAGTGCGCTGCAGGCGATTGCGACATCTGCGCTGCCCGCGCTGAAGGCTGAAGAAACGGCCCCGCGCTGGCAGCCGGAAAACCGTCAGGCGGCCGGAGGCAATCATTTCGCCCAGCCTGCGTCGTCGCCCGGTGAGCGTAAACCGGCCGCACCCGCCCGGGAAACGCCGCCCGCTGCGGCACCGGCCTGGCAAAACAAAGAGAATCTTTACCGGCAGCGTGAAGGCGCGGTGTACCAGCAACTGCTGAAAACCCCCGCCGACAGCGCGCCGCCGCCTGGCGCGCGTGAGCCGGAACCGCGCCGGACCGAAAAGGCCTCACCGCTGGCGGCCCATGCGCAGAGTTTTGGTCGGGTACTGACCGTGCTGCAGCACCACTATGCGCTGCTGGAACAGAATCAGACGCTCTCGCTGATGGCGCTGCCTGTGGCGGCGCGCTGGCTGAAACAGGCGCAGCTGGAACCGGGCGAAGAGGGGCTGAAACCGCAGCCGCTGCTGATTCCCGTGCGGCTGAAAATGGCTAAAGATGAACGCGAGGCGGCCCGCAAAAATAGCAGCCTGCTCAATCAGATGGGCATCGAACTTCAGGCCGATGGCGACCACGTCACCCTGCGCGCAGTGCCTTTACCGTTACGAACACAAAATTTACAAATCTTGATTCCTGAGCTGTTAGGCTATCTCGCCCGGCAGCAGGAGAACTCTGCGACGCAACTGGCCCAGTGGCTGGCGCGACAGCAGGATACAGAGTCCTCCGACTGGAATCACTCACAGGCGATTAACCTGCTGGCTGAGCTTGAACGGCTCTGCCCACAGTTACTGAAATCGCCGCCTTCAGGCTTATTACAGCCCATAGAGATTGAGAGCGCGGTGAACGCGTTGAAGCATGAGTGAACTAAACCAGGCTGGCCGGCCAAAGGCTATTTTTTTGATGGGACCCACGGCGTCTGGCAAGACGGCATTAGCCATCGAGCTGCGTAAGCAGTTACCCGTGGAACTAATCAGCGTAGATTCTGCCTTAATCTATCGACAGATGGATATTGGCACGGCGAAACCGTCGGCTGAGGAGTTAACCGTGGCGCCCCATCGTCTGCTCGACATTCGCGATCCCGCAGAGGCCTATTCGGCTGCGGAGTTCCGGCGCGATGCGTTAGCAGAAATGGCGGAGATCGTTGCAGCCGGACGAATACCGCTGCTTGTTGGTGGAACCATGCTCTACTTCAAGGCGTTACTTGAAGGATTGTCGCCGCTGCCCCCGGCCGATCCGGAGGTTCGTCAGCAGATAGAGCAAACGGCGCGTGAAAAAGGCTGGGAAGCTTTGCACCGCCAGCTGTGTGAAATCGACCCGGTTGCCGGCAGTCGTATTCATCCGAATGATCCGCAGAGACTTTCGCGAGCACTGGAAGTTTTTTTTATTTCGGGTAAAACTTTAACGGAACTGACTAAAACATCCGGTGAAGCGTTACCCTACGACGTGCAGCAGTTTGCCATCGCCCCCGCGAGTCGCGAACTGCTGCACCAGCGCATCGCGTTGCGTTTTGAGCAGATGTTGGCGTCAGGATTTGAAGCGGAGTCTCGGGCCCTGTTTGCACGAGGTGATTTGCATACGGACATGCCTTCCATCCGGTGTGTCGGTTATCGTCAGATGTGGTCTTACCTGTCGGGCGAAATCGATTATGACGAGATGGTTTATCGGGGAATTTGCGCAACCCGGCAGCTCGCTAAGCGACAGATGACATGGTTACGTGGCTGGGAAAATGTTCACTGGCTTGACAGTGACGAGCCCCGGCTGGCGCGTGATACAGTGTTACAGGTTCTTAGTGCGAAGCATGGGTGATTGTGTACAATTGATGGGTTATCGTGCGCAAATTTTTACGCAGTTTTTTCAGAACCATAGGTTCTACGAGCAACAAACAACAAGCATATAAGGAAAAGATAGAATGGCTAAGGGGCAATCATTACAAGACCCGTTTTTGAACGCACTGCGTCGTGAACGTGTTCCGGTTTCGATTTATCTGGTTAACGGTATTAAGTTGCAGGGTCAGATTGAGTCATTTGATCAGTTCGTCATTTTGTTGAAAAACACGGTAAGTCAGATGGTTTATAAGCACGCCATTTCTACCGTTGTTCCTTCGCGCCCGGTTTCTCACCATAGCAATAATACCGGTGGCGGCAGCAACAATTACCATCATGGTGGCAGCAACACACCTGCACAGCCACAGCCACAACAAGACGGTGATCACGCAGAATAACGCGGCGCCGTACAGCCAGGTGCGGAGAACCGCGGTTTTCCGTCCTGGTCTTTTATTTAGCGAGGTTATAGCTTGTTTGACCGTTATGATGCCGGTGAGCAGGCCGTACTGGTACACATCTGGTTCTCCCAAGACAAAGAAGTAGAAGATTTGCAGGAGTTCGAAACCCTGGTCTCTTCTGCTGGCGTTGAGGCGCTGCAAGTGGTCACTGGCAGTCGTAAAGCGCCACACCCCAAGTATTTTGTCGGTGAAGGAAAGGCCGTTGAAATTGCCGATGCGGTAAAAACAACTGGAGCATCGGTCGTACTATTCGATCATGCCCTTACGCCCGCTCAGGAGAGAAACCTCGAGCGTCTGTGCGAATGCCGGGTTATCGATCGCACCGGTTTAATTCTGGATATCTTTGCCCAACGCGCACGTACCCACGAAGGTAAATTGCAGGTTGAGCTGGCGCAGTTACGCCATCTTGCCACACGTCTGGTGCGCGGCTGGACTCACCTTGAACGTCAGAAAGGCGGGATCGGCTTACGCGGTCCGGGTGAAACACAGTTAGAAACCGACCGCCGCCTGTTGCGTGGTCGTATCAGTCAGATTCTGTCCCGTCTTGAGCGGGTGGAAAAACAGCGTGAGCAGGGGCGTCAGTCGCGGGCCAAAGCGGACATCCCGACCGTGTCGCTGGTGGGCTACACCAACGCCGGTAAGTCGACCCTGTTTAATGCCATGACGTCGGCCAGCGTCTTTGCGGCGGACCAGCTGTTTGCCACGCTGGACCCGACGCTGCGCCGCCTGAATGTGGCCGATGTCGGGGATGTGGTTCTGGCGGACACCGTCGGCTTTATTCGCCATCTTCCTCACGATCTGGTTGCCGCTTTTAAAGCCACGCTGCAGGAGACACGTCAGGCGACGCTGTTACTGCATGTGATTGATGGCGCAGACCTGCGCGTCACGGACAATATCGCCGCCGTCGATACCGTTCTGGAAGAGATCGAAGCGGACGAAATCCCGACGTTACTGGTCATGAATAAAATCGATATGCTCGACGGATTCGAACCGCGTATCGATCGCAACGAAGAGAATCTGCCCGTCCGCGTCTGGCTGTCTGCCCAGACGGGTGAAGGCATTCCGTTGCTGTGGCAGGCGCTGTCTGAGCGTCTGTCGGGTGAAATTGCCCAGCACGCATTACGCCTGCCGCCGGAAGCGGGGCGACTTCGCAGCCGTTTCTATCAGCTGCAGGCGATTGAGAAAGAGTGGAATGAAGAAGACGGCAGTGTAGGATTGCAGATACGTATGCCCATTATTGAATGGATGCGTTTATGTAAACAGGAACCGTCGCTGACCAGTTACATTGTTTGAGATTGCCCAAACGCATTTACCTTAAAAATGGAAGATTGTCGCATTTTCGTTGCATGACCGAATACGCAGGATTACCCGGGTCGTTCGGATTTCAGCAAGGCGGCAACGGCGTGTACCGCCGGGCGCTTACGCAGGTAAGTGGCCGGGGTGAACGAAGGCAGCCAACACTGCTGCAATCCGAAAAATGAAGGGTAAAAACCGTAATTACAATAAATGGAGTAGAAACATGGCGTGGAATCAGCCCGGAAATAACGGACAGGACCGCGACCCGTGGGGAAGCAGCAATAATCAAGGCGGCAACTCTGGGGGGAATAAGGGAGGACGGGAATCCGGGCCTCCTGATCTGGATGATATCTTCCGTAAGCTGAGCAAGAAGCTTGGTGGACTGGGCGGTGGCAAACAGAGCGACAACGGTCAGCGCGGCTCAGGCAGCGGCGGCAAAATCGTGGGCATCGTGGCGGTTGCAGCGGTGGTCATCTGGGCTGCCAGCGGTTTCTACACCATTAAAGAAGCGGAGCGCGGCGTAGTGACGCGCTTCGGTAAATTCAGTCATCTGGTCGAGCCGGGCCTGAACTGGAAGCCGACCTTTATCGATCAGGTGCGTGCGGTGAACGTCGAATCGGTGCGCGAACTGGCGGCATCAGGCGTGATGCTGACCTCGGACGAGAACGTGGTTCGCGTCGAGATGAACGTGCAGTACCGCGTCACCGACCCGGAACGCTATCTCTATGCGGTGACCAGCGCGGATGACAGCCTGCGTCAGGCCACGGACAGTGCTCTGCGTGGCGTGATCGGGCGTTCCACCATGGATCGCATCCTGACCGAAGGCCGTACCGTCGTCCGTAGCGATACACAGCGTGAAATCGACGAGACCATCCGCCCTTATAACATGGGGATCGCGGTGCTGGACGTTAACTTCCAGGCGGCCCGTCCGCCGGAAGAGGTGAAGTCCGCGTTTGATGACGCCATTGCCGCACGCGAAAACCGTGAGCAGTACGTCCGCGAAGCCGAAGCCTACGCGAATGAAGTGCAGCCGCGTGCCAACGGTCAGGCGCAGCGTATTCTGGAAGAGGCGCGTGCGTATAAAGAGCGTACCGTTCTGGAAGCGCAGGGTGAAGTGGCGCGTTTCGCCAAGATCCTGCCGGAGTACAAAGCCGCACCGGAAATCACCAAAGAGCGTCTCTACATCGAGACCATGGAACGTGTGCTCAGCCATACCCGCAAAGTCCTGGTTAACGATCGGGGTAACAACCTGATGATGCTGCCGCTGGATCAGCTGATGCGTGGCGGTCAGGCTTCCTCAGGCCAGAACGGTCAGAAGGGCGCGAACAGTGCTTCTCTGCCTGCCATCTCCGACCGCAGCGCAAGCCGCAATGACACGTCGTCATACAGTCCGGACAACATCATGGATCAGCGTCGGGCCAATGCTCAGCGCAGCGACAGCCAGCGCGAAGGGAGAGAGTAATCGATGCGTAAGCCAATAGTATTTTTGATCATTGTCGTGCTGGTGGCGCTCTATGCGTCGCTGTTTGTGGTACAGGAAGGGCAGCGGGGCATCGTCCTGCGCTTTGGTAAAGTCCTGCGTGATGGCGAAAACAAGCCGCAGGTCTTTGCGCCGGGCCTGCACTTCAAGATCCCATTCCTGGAAACGGTTAAAACGCTGGATGCACGTATTCAGACCATGGACAACCAGGCCGATCGCTTCGTCACCAAAGAGAAGAAAGATCTCATCGTAGACTCTTACATCAAGTGGCGTATCAGCGATTTCAGTCGCTACTACCTGGCAACGGGTGGCGGTGATGTCTCTCAGGCGGAAGTGCTGCTGAAACGTAAGTTTAGTGACCGCCTGCGTTCTGAAATGGGTCGTCTGGATGTAAAAGATATCGTCACCGACTCCCGTGGTCGCCTGACGACGGATGTCCGCGATGCGCTGAACACCGGTTCGGCAGGCAGCGATGATGAGATCGCTACGCCAGCAGCAGATGATGCGATTGCCAGCGCCGCGGCCCGTGTCGAGCGTGAAACCAACAGCAACGAGCCTGCGCCGAACCCGAACAGCATGGCCGCGCTGGGTATTCAGGTGGTGGATGTGCGTATCAAGCAGATCAACCTGCCGACCGAAGTCTCTGATGCGATCTTCAACCGTATGCGTGCCGAGCGTGAAGCGGTCGCGCGTAGCCAGCGTTCGCAGGGTCAGGAAGAGGCCGAGAAGCTGCGCGCTCAGGCGGACTACCAGGTAACGCGTACACTGGCTGAAGCCCAGCGTGAAGCGCTGATCACCCGCGGTGATGGCGATGCGGAAACGGCCCGGCTGTTTGCGGATGCATTCAGCAAGGATCCTGATTTCTACGCGTTTATCCGTAGCCTGCGTGCTTACGAAAACAGCTTCAGCGAAAATCAGGACGTGATGGTGTTAAGCCCGGATAGCGACTTCTTCCGATATATGAAGGCGCCCTCTAACGCGACACGTTAAGAACTGATATAACCTGTGGGCCGACAATGTTGTCGGCCTTTTTTTTGGGTATCAGCATGAAAACAAGCATCTGGATGGCGCTGGCACTGGTATTGGTGCTGGAAGGGTTAGGGCCTATGTTTATGCCGCGTGCGTGGCGACGCTGGATACTGACGCTCTCCCGGCTGCCCGACCGTCTGCTGCATCGCTTTGGTGGCGGGCTGGTGGTTGCAGGAATGGTCATCTACTGCATGCTCAGCCTGCACGGCAATCTGTAAGCACACGTAAGACCGGCTAAATTGTGCCTTTTGCCGCGCGCATCCCCAACATCTTGTAGTGAGCAAAACGCAGACAAAAAAGCGCGC from Pantoea deleyi includes:
- a CDS encoding DUF2065 domain-containing protein: MKTSIWMALALVLVLEGLGPMFMPRAWRRWILTLSRLPDRLLHRFGGGLVVAGMVIYCMLSLHGNL
- the hflC gene encoding protease modulator HflC, whose protein sequence is MRKPIVFLIIVVLVALYASLFVVQEGQRGIVLRFGKVLRDGENKPQVFAPGLHFKIPFLETVKTLDARIQTMDNQADRFVTKEKKDLIVDSYIKWRISDFSRYYLATGGGDVSQAEVLLKRKFSDRLRSEMGRLDVKDIVTDSRGRLTTDVRDALNTGSAGSDDEIATPAADDAIASAAARVERETNSNEPAPNPNSMAALGIQVVDVRIKQINLPTEVSDAIFNRMRAEREAVARSQRSQGQEEAEKLRAQADYQVTRTLAEAQREALITRGDGDAETARLFADAFSKDPDFYAFIRSLRAYENSFSENQDVMVLSPDSDFFRYMKAPSNATR